In Janibacter alkaliphilus, the following proteins share a genomic window:
- a CDS encoding long-chain-fatty-acid--CoA ligase, protein MTNLATNLVTTAQNHPDKVAIKLDDAELTYGQLHGLAAQAAGAMRAAGLEPGDRVSLILPNVPAFPVLFYGALLAGGTVVPMNPLLKANEIEYFYNDSGAKLSFVWGDFAEEARRGSEGTPTKVVVSGPVGPSEDDLPPGDPIATPVERDDEDTAVILYTSGTTGRPKGAELTHKNLDLNAKRSSEVIMEMTPDDVIMGCLPLFHVFGLTCGLNASVRTGATLTLIPRFDPGKALQVVERDKVTIFQGVPTMYGAMVGHPDAATADTSTLRVCASGGSALPEDTMRSFEKTFEAQILEGYGLSETSPVASFNMPDAPTKPGTIGRAIPGCEMKLLDADGNDVPPGEGVGEIVIRGDNIMKGYWNKPEETKAAIPDGWFRTGDLATVDEDGYYTIVDRKKDLIIRGGMNIYPREVEEVLYSHPDVVEAAVVGVPDAEMGEQVGAAVSLKPDASSSLEDIQQYVKDNLAAYKYPRHIWQLDELPKGPTGKILRREVHPPQA, encoded by the coding sequence ATGACCAACCTGGCGACGAACCTCGTCACCACGGCCCAGAACCACCCCGACAAGGTCGCCATCAAGCTGGACGACGCGGAGCTGACCTACGGGCAGCTGCACGGGCTGGCCGCCCAGGCCGCCGGCGCGATGCGGGCCGCCGGGCTGGAGCCGGGCGACCGGGTCTCCCTCATCCTGCCGAACGTGCCCGCCTTCCCGGTGCTCTTCTACGGGGCCCTGCTGGCCGGCGGCACCGTGGTGCCGATGAACCCGCTGCTCAAGGCGAACGAGATCGAGTACTTCTACAACGACTCCGGTGCCAAGCTGTCCTTCGTCTGGGGCGACTTCGCCGAGGAGGCCCGCCGCGGCTCCGAGGGCACCCCGACGAAGGTCGTCGTCTCCGGTCCGGTCGGCCCCAGCGAGGACGACCTGCCCCCGGGCGACCCGATCGCCACCCCGGTCGAGCGCGACGACGAGGACACCGCGGTGATCCTCTACACCTCCGGCACCACCGGCCGGCCCAAGGGCGCCGAGCTGACCCACAAGAACCTCGACCTCAACGCCAAGCGCAGCAGCGAGGTCATCATGGAGATGACCCCGGACGACGTCATCATGGGCTGCCTGCCGCTCTTCCACGTCTTCGGCCTCACCTGCGGCCTCAACGCCTCGGTGCGCACCGGCGCGACCCTGACCCTCATCCCCCGCTTCGACCCCGGCAAGGCGCTGCAGGTCGTCGAGCGCGACAAGGTGACGATCTTCCAGGGGGTGCCGACGATGTACGGCGCCATGGTGGGTCACCCGGACGCGGCCACCGCGGACACCTCGACGCTGCGGGTGTGCGCCTCGGGCGGCTCGGCGCTGCCGGAGGACACCATGCGCAGCTTCGAGAAGACCTTCGAGGCGCAGATCCTCGAGGGCTACGGCCTCTCCGAGACCTCGCCGGTGGCCTCCTTCAACATGCCCGACGCCCCGACCAAGCCGGGCACCATCGGCCGGGCCATCCCCGGCTGCGAGATGAAGCTGCTCGACGCCGACGGCAACGACGTGCCGCCCGGCGAGGGGGTCGGCGAGATCGTCATCCGTGGCGACAACATCATGAAGGGCTACTGGAACAAGCCGGAGGAGACGAAGGCGGCCATCCCGGACGGCTGGTTCCGCACCGGCGACCTGGCCACCGTCGACGAGGACGGCTACTACACCATCGTCGACCGCAAGAAGGACCTCATCATCCGCGGCGGGATGAACATCTACCCGCGCGAGGTCGAGGAGGTGCTCTACAGCCACCCGGACGTCGTCGAGGCCGCTGTCGTCGGGGTGCCGGACGCCGAGATGGGCGAGCAGGTCGGCGCCGCCGTCTCGCTGAAGCCGGACGCGTCCAGCTCGCTCGAGGACATCCAGCAGTACGTCAAGGACAACCTGGCTGCGTACAAGTACCCGCGGCACATCTGGCAGCTCGACGAGCTGCCCAAGGGCCCGACCGGCAAGATCCTGCGCCGCGAGGTGCACCCGCCGCAGGCCTGA
- a CDS encoding methionine synthase — protein sequence MTAHSLPSDVLTAGPLASGIGSLPGTDVREAVRTVRDLLGDQLPYLPETPARGPGADMIGRAVGLLPGLHVDRQPAGWRFVDRPGKDASRTAALRRQDLDELAEAYDGWTGPLKVQVAGPWTLLGTVELTRGERAAADPGARRDVVASLAEGVAAHLAEVARLVPGARLVLQIDEPGLPAVLDGRLPTRSGYGRLRAVDRAEVRDGLREVLGGAGERETVVHCCAAEVPVRLLTEAGAHGVALDTGLLAGPGWEQLAEAVESGHRVWAGMLPTDAAPEPRAAVARLLGAWDRVGLERARLRQVVATSGCGLAGLAPSAAVVSLRAAVAAADELGGAVEG from the coding sequence GTGACCGCCCATTCGCTGCCCTCCGACGTGCTCACCGCCGGGCCGCTCGCCTCGGGCATCGGCTCGCTGCCCGGCACCGACGTCCGTGAAGCGGTGCGGACCGTCCGCGACCTGCTCGGCGATCAGCTGCCCTACCTCCCGGAGACCCCGGCGCGGGGGCCTGGTGCCGACATGATCGGCCGGGCCGTCGGGCTGCTGCCCGGGCTGCACGTCGACCGCCAGCCGGCCGGGTGGCGTTTCGTCGACCGCCCCGGCAAGGACGCCTCCCGGACCGCGGCGCTGCGCCGCCAGGACCTCGACGAGCTGGCCGAGGCCTACGACGGGTGGACCGGCCCGCTGAAGGTCCAGGTCGCCGGCCCGTGGACGCTGCTCGGCACCGTCGAGCTGACCCGGGGCGAGCGGGCCGCCGCCGACCCGGGCGCCCGCCGCGACGTCGTCGCCTCGCTGGCCGAAGGGGTCGCCGCTCACCTGGCCGAGGTGGCCCGGCTGGTGCCCGGAGCCCGGCTGGTGCTGCAGATCGACGAGCCCGGGCTGCCCGCGGTGCTCGACGGGCGGCTGCCCACCCGCTCCGGGTACGGGCGGCTGCGCGCGGTCGACCGGGCCGAGGTCCGCGACGGGCTGCGCGAGGTGCTGGGCGGTGCGGGGGAGCGCGAGACGGTCGTGCACTGCTGCGCGGCCGAGGTGCCGGTGCGGCTGCTCACCGAGGCCGGCGCTCACGGTGTCGCGCTGGACACCGGCCTGCTCGCAGGGCCGGGCTGGGAGCAGCTGGCCGAGGCGGTCGAGTCCGGCCACCGGGTGTGGGCCGGGATGCTGCCCACCGACGCGGCGCCGGAGCCGCGGGCCGCGGTCGCCCGGTTGCTCGGCGCGTGGGACCGGGTGGGGCTGGAGCGGGCCCGGCTGCGCCAGGTCGTGGCCACGAGCGGGTGCGGGCTGGCCGGGCTGGCGCCCTCGGCGGCGGTGGTCTCGCTGCGTGCGGCGGTGGCGGCGGCCGACGAGCTGGGTGGTGCGGTCGAGGGCTGA
- the ligA gene encoding NAD-dependent DNA ligase LigA — translation MSRVSEDIPTDEAAQAAAETPDQVPEEIRGEWTELAEQATAAQFAYHVRDAPTISDGAYDGLIRRLQEIEQAHPSLRTPQSPTQQVGGATAFSTDFTAVDHLERMLSLDNAFTAEEMAEWAARVEREVGTGQHYLCELKIDGLAVNLLYEGGRLTQALTRGDGRTGEDVTMNVRTIADVPERLDDSEHPVPDLVEVRGEVFFPLADFAELNASLVEAGKAPFANPRNSAAGSLRQKDPRVTATRPLHMLVHGMGRREGFDIDSQSHAYELMTGWGLPTSPYYRVLATMPEVLAFIDEVEAQRHDYTHEIDGVVVKVDEIAVQRRLGSTSRAPRWAIAYKYPPEEVNTVLRDIQVNVGRTGRVTPFGVMEPVTVAGSTVSLATLHNAHEVRRKGVLIGDTVVLRKAGDVIPEILGPVVDLRDGSEREFVMPTECPSCGTTLAPQKEGDKDIRCPNARTCPSQLHERLFSLAGRGAFDIEALGWEGAVGLLDSGVLTDESGLFGLTAADIARVPLYTRAAKKGDDPDLVHDGRVLSANGAKLVANLDQAKDQPLWRVLVGLSIRHVGPTAARALAQHFGSMAEIREADEEALAAVEGVGPTIAASVREWFDGEGNDWHRAIVQQWAADGVRMEDVRDESTPRTLEGVTVVVTGSLEGYSRDSAKEAILARGGKASGSVSKKTDWVVVGEGAGSKEDKARELGRPILTEEQFGELLETGAVAAFAAGDGEGAADGSDAAADGPEEGAAGEQGG, via the coding sequence ATGAGCCGGGTGAGCGAGGACATCCCCACCGACGAGGCCGCCCAGGCCGCCGCCGAGACCCCGGACCAGGTGCCCGAGGAGATCCGCGGCGAGTGGACCGAGCTGGCCGAGCAGGCCACCGCCGCCCAGTTCGCCTACCACGTGCGGGACGCGCCGACGATCAGCGACGGCGCCTACGACGGGCTGATCCGGCGGCTGCAGGAGATCGAGCAGGCGCACCCCTCGCTGCGCACCCCGCAGAGCCCGACCCAGCAGGTCGGCGGCGCCACCGCCTTCTCCACCGACTTCACCGCGGTCGACCACCTGGAGCGGATGCTCAGCCTGGACAACGCCTTCACCGCCGAGGAGATGGCCGAGTGGGCCGCCCGGGTCGAGCGCGAGGTCGGCACCGGGCAGCACTACCTGTGCGAGCTGAAGATCGACGGCCTGGCGGTCAACCTGCTCTACGAAGGGGGTCGGCTGACCCAGGCGCTGACCCGCGGCGACGGGCGCACCGGCGAGGACGTGACGATGAACGTGCGCACCATCGCCGACGTCCCCGAGCGCCTCGACGACAGCGAGCACCCGGTGCCGGACCTCGTCGAGGTCCGCGGCGAGGTCTTCTTCCCGCTGGCGGACTTCGCCGAGCTCAACGCCAGCCTCGTCGAGGCGGGGAAGGCCCCCTTCGCCAACCCGCGGAACAGCGCCGCGGGATCGTTGCGGCAGAAGGACCCTCGGGTCACCGCGACCCGGCCGCTGCACATGCTTGTGCACGGCATGGGCCGCCGCGAGGGCTTCGACATCGACAGCCAGAGCCACGCCTACGAGCTGATGACCGGCTGGGGGCTGCCCACCTCGCCGTACTACCGGGTGCTGGCGACGATGCCCGAGGTGCTCGCCTTCATCGACGAGGTCGAGGCGCAGCGGCACGACTACACCCACGAGATCGACGGGGTGGTCGTCAAGGTCGACGAGATCGCCGTGCAGCGGCGGCTGGGCTCGACCTCACGGGCGCCGCGGTGGGCGATCGCCTACAAGTACCCGCCCGAGGAGGTCAACACCGTCCTGCGCGACATCCAGGTCAACGTCGGCCGGACCGGACGGGTCACCCCCTTCGGCGTCATGGAGCCGGTGACCGTGGCCGGCTCGACGGTCAGCCTGGCGACCCTGCACAACGCCCACGAGGTGCGGCGCAAGGGCGTGCTCATCGGGGACACCGTCGTGCTGCGCAAGGCCGGCGACGTCATCCCCGAGATCCTCGGTCCGGTCGTCGACCTGCGCGACGGTAGCGAGCGCGAGTTCGTCATGCCCACGGAGTGCCCGTCGTGCGGCACGACGCTGGCCCCGCAGAAGGAGGGGGACAAGGACATCCGTTGCCCGAATGCGCGCACCTGCCCCAGCCAGCTGCACGAGCGGCTCTTCTCGCTCGCCGGGCGGGGGGCCTTCGACATCGAGGCGCTGGGCTGGGAGGGCGCGGTGGGGCTGCTCGACTCCGGCGTGCTCACCGACGAGTCCGGGCTCTTCGGGCTGACCGCCGCCGACATCGCCCGGGTGCCGCTCTACACCCGCGCGGCGAAGAAGGGCGACGACCCCGATCTCGTGCACGACGGGCGGGTGCTCTCGGCCAACGGCGCCAAGCTCGTCGCCAACCTCGACCAGGCCAAGGACCAGCCGCTGTGGCGGGTGCTCGTCGGGCTCTCGATCCGGCACGTCGGGCCGACCGCGGCCCGCGCGCTGGCGCAGCACTTCGGGTCGATGGCCGAGATCCGGGAGGCGGACGAGGAGGCGCTCGCCGCGGTCGAAGGGGTCGGCCCGACGATCGCGGCCTCGGTGCGGGAGTGGTTCGACGGGGAGGGCAACGACTGGCACCGGGCGATCGTGCAGCAGTGGGCGGCCGACGGCGTGCGGATGGAGGACGTGCGCGACGAGAGCACCCCGCGCACCCTCGAGGGGGTCACGGTCGTCGTCACCGGCTCGCTGGAGGGCTACTCCCGGGACAGCGCGAAGGAGGCGATCCTCGCCCGTGGCGGCAAGGCCTCCGGCTCGGTGAGCAAGAAGACCGACTGGGTCGTCGTCGGTGAGGGCGCCGGCAGCAAGGAGGACAAGGCGCGCGAGCTGGGGCGACCGATCCTCACCGAGGAGCAGTTCGGCGAGCTGCTCGAGACGGGTGCGGTGGCCGCCTTCGCGGCGGGCGACGGTGAGGGCGCCGCCGACGGCTCGGACGCCGCTGCCGACGGTCCGGAGGAGGGCGCGGCGGGGGAGCAGGGTGGCTGA
- the mnmA gene encoding tRNA 2-thiouridine(34) synthase MnmA, giving the protein MRVVAAMSGGVDSAVAAARMLEAGHEVVGVHLALARKAATLREGARGCCTIEDAGDARRVADRLGIPFYVWDMAADFQREVMEDFVAEYEAGRTPNPCLRCNEKIKFAALLDKALALGFDAVATGHYAQIVDGPAGRELHRALDEAKDQSYVLGVLDADQLARAFFPLGDTTKPDIRAEAAERGFYVASKPDSHDICFIADGDTRGWLTERLGEQPGDIVDAGSGAVVGQHAGAYGFTVGQRRGLGLDRSSLDGEPRYVTAVDAGTRTVTIGTADLLGVDLLEADHLRWCGPAPVGPVRVGAQLRAHGSETGALAQVDGDRLQVRLDERVRGVAPGQSVVLYEGTRVVGSATITEAGRG; this is encoded by the coding sequence ATGCGGGTCGTCGCCGCGATGAGCGGCGGGGTGGACTCCGCCGTCGCCGCCGCCCGGATGCTCGAGGCCGGGCACGAGGTCGTCGGCGTGCACCTGGCGCTCGCCCGCAAGGCCGCCACCCTGCGCGAAGGGGCCCGCGGCTGCTGCACGATCGAGGACGCCGGCGACGCCCGCCGGGTCGCCGACCGGCTGGGCATCCCCTTCTACGTGTGGGACATGGCGGCCGACTTCCAGCGGGAGGTCATGGAGGACTTCGTCGCCGAGTACGAGGCCGGGCGCACCCCCAACCCGTGCCTACGGTGCAACGAGAAGATCAAGTTCGCCGCGCTGCTGGACAAGGCGCTGGCGCTCGGCTTCGACGCGGTGGCCACCGGGCACTACGCCCAGATCGTCGACGGGCCGGCCGGGCGCGAGCTGCATCGCGCGCTGGACGAGGCCAAGGACCAGTCGTACGTGCTCGGGGTGCTCGACGCCGACCAGCTGGCCCGGGCGTTCTTCCCGCTCGGTGACACGACGAAGCCGGACATCCGCGCCGAGGCGGCCGAGCGCGGCTTCTACGTGGCGAGCAAGCCGGACAGCCACGACATCTGCTTCATCGCCGACGGCGACACCCGCGGCTGGCTCACCGAGCGGCTCGGCGAGCAGCCCGGCGACATCGTCGACGCCGGCAGCGGCGCGGTCGTCGGCCAGCACGCCGGCGCCTACGGCTTCACCGTCGGGCAGCGTCGTGGGCTCGGGCTGGACCGCTCCTCGCTCGACGGCGAGCCGCGCTACGTCACCGCGGTGGATGCCGGCACCCGCACCGTGACCATCGGCACCGCCGACCTGCTCGGGGTCGACCTCCTTGAGGCCGACCACCTCCGCTGGTGCGGACCGGCCCCGGTCGGGCCGGTGCGGGTCGGCGCCCAGCTGCGGGCGCACGGCAGCGAGACCGGCGCCCTGGCGCAGGTCGACGGCGACCGGCTGCAGGTGCGCCTGGACGAGCGGGTGCGCGGGGTCGCGCCGGGGCAGTCGGTGGTGCTCTACGAGGGGACCCGGGTGGTCGGGTCGGCGACGATCACCGAGGCCGGGCGCGGCTGA
- a CDS encoding DUF664 domain-containing protein, whose protein sequence is MAEGIDRQTAQWYVDTALAKLMSRADELGDDLVSVRPDLEGANSVFALVTHCCGVLEHWGGAIIAGREVARDRSAEFRAEGSIAQLEAMVSAQRSRWLRDLADYDAGAPPRVEPRRHDGDPETITQGWVVLHVLEELYQHLGHVEITVDLVRAAHPAG, encoded by the coding sequence GTGGCTGAGGGCATCGACCGGCAGACCGCGCAGTGGTACGTCGACACCGCGCTGGCGAAGCTGATGTCCCGCGCCGACGAGCTCGGCGACGACCTGGTCTCGGTACGCCCCGACCTCGAGGGGGCGAACAGCGTCTTCGCGCTCGTCACCCACTGCTGTGGGGTGCTCGAGCACTGGGGCGGGGCGATCATCGCCGGCCGCGAGGTGGCCCGGGACCGGTCCGCCGAGTTCCGCGCGGAGGGCAGCATCGCGCAGCTGGAGGCCATGGTCAGCGCGCAGCGATCCCGGTGGCTGCGCGACCTCGCGGACTATGACGCAGGTGCGCCGCCACGGGTCGAGCCGCGTCGTCACGACGGGGACCCGGAGACGATCACCCAGGGCTGGGTGGTGCTGCACGTCCTCGAGGAGCTCTACCAGCACCTCGGCCACGTCGAGATCACCGTCGACCTGGTGCGCGCCGCGCACCCCGCGGGGTGA
- a CDS encoding metal-sensing transcriptional repressor, which produces MANDETDLQHVVRRLKRAQGQIGGIIAMIESGRSTQEVVTQVAAVSKAIDRAGFAVIATGLRQSVNDPDSGVDMDQMEKLFLSLA; this is translated from the coding sequence GTGGCCAACGACGAGACCGACCTGCAGCACGTCGTGCGCCGGCTCAAACGAGCGCAGGGACAGATCGGCGGGATCATCGCGATGATCGAGTCCGGCCGCAGCACGCAGGAGGTGGTGACCCAGGTGGCCGCCGTCTCCAAGGCGATCGACCGCGCCGGCTTCGCGGTCATCGCCACCGGGCTGCGCCAGTCGGTGAACGATCCCGACTCCGGGGTCGACATGGACCAGATGGAGAAGCTCTTCCTCTCGCTCGCCTGA